The Acidimicrobiales bacterium genome includes a window with the following:
- a CDS encoding D-isomer specific 2-hydroxyacid dehydrogenase family protein yields the protein MRSSRVAVAPAGVRSFLEDAVVAGGGVVVPPEEAEGVVWADAGDAGGLSKLLDDQPGIRWVQLPWAGIEPYVEVVRAHDDLVWACAKGVYAEPVGEHALALALACRRSLGAFVRAGRWTKGRGEYLLGSRVTIVGGGGITETLLRLLGPFGCEVTVVRSTPRPLAGADRVVASSELDEALTGADVVVLALALTAETTGLIDRRRLDLVAPGGVLVNVARGQHVVTDDVIPALDDGPLAGAGLDVTDPEPLPDGHPLWSRPDVIITPHTANTPEMAVPLLSARVTDNVRRHIAGEPLLGLVDPAAGY from the coding sequence GTGAGGTCTTCTCGTGTAGCGGTGGCGCCGGCGGGGGTGCGGTCTTTCCTGGAGGATGCCGTGGTGGCGGGTGGCGGCGTCGTCGTGCCGCCGGAGGAAGCCGAGGGGGTGGTGTGGGCGGATGCCGGCGACGCGGGCGGTCTGTCGAAGCTGCTCGACGACCAGCCGGGGATCCGGTGGGTGCAGCTGCCGTGGGCGGGGATCGAGCCGTACGTCGAGGTGGTGCGGGCGCACGACGACCTGGTGTGGGCCTGCGCCAAGGGCGTGTACGCCGAGCCGGTGGGTGAGCACGCCCTGGCCCTGGCGCTGGCGTGCCGGCGCTCGCTGGGTGCGTTCGTCCGGGCCGGCCGGTGGACGAAGGGGCGGGGGGAGTACCTGCTGGGCTCCCGGGTGACGATCGTGGGCGGCGGCGGGATCACCGAGACACTGCTGCGCCTCCTCGGTCCGTTCGGCTGCGAGGTGACCGTGGTGCGCTCGACGCCCCGGCCGCTGGCGGGGGCCGATCGGGTGGTGGCGTCGTCGGAGCTGGACGAGGCGCTGACCGGGGCCGACGTGGTGGTGCTGGCCCTGGCGTTGACCGCCGAGACGACGGGGCTGATCGACCGGCGGCGCCTCGACCTGGTGGCGCCGGGTGGCGTGCTGGTCAACGTCGCCCGGGGGCAGCACGTGGTGACCGACGACGTCATCCCGGCGCTCGACGACGGGCCCCTGGCGGGTGCCGGGCTCGACGTCACCGACCCCGAGCCGCTGCCCGACGGCCATCCCCTGTGGTCCCGGCCCGACGTCATCATCACCCCGCACACGGCCAACACGCCCGAGATGGCGGTGCCGCTGCTGTCGGCCCGGGTGACCGACAACGTCCGCCGCCACATCGCCGGCGAGCCCCTCCTCGGCCTCGTCGACCCCGCCGCCGGCTACTGA
- a CDS encoding cob(I)yrinic acid a,c-diamide adenosyltransferase: MTRLYTGKGDDGTTGLLFGGRVAKDAAQPRACGAVDEAQATIGAARPLCEPGDDLDDQLVHVCRDLWVLMAELATLPENQHKLTDGQSRVSLDMVHHLEQLTDEVGTRFEVPKEFVVPGQTALAAQLDVARTVVRRAERESVAATAEGSHVLPYLNRLSSLLWAQARWVEGDHLLSRDVD, encoded by the coding sequence ATGACGCGGCTCTACACCGGCAAGGGCGACGACGGGACCACCGGACTCCTGTTCGGCGGGCGGGTCGCCAAGGACGCCGCCCAGCCCCGGGCCTGCGGCGCGGTCGACGAGGCCCAGGCCACCATCGGGGCGGCTCGTCCCCTGTGCGAGCCCGGCGACGACCTCGACGACCAGCTCGTCCACGTGTGCCGTGACCTGTGGGTGCTGATGGCCGAGCTGGCGACGCTGCCGGAGAACCAGCACAAGCTGACCGACGGCCAGAGCCGTGTCAGCCTCGACATGGTCCACCACCTGGAGCAGCTCACCGACGAGGTGGGCACCCGCTTCGAGGTGCCCAAGGAGTTCGTGGTGCCGGGGCAGACGGCCCTGGCCGCCCAGCTCGACGTGGCCCGCACGGTGGTCCGCCGGGCCGAGCGCGAGTCGGTGGCCGCCACGGCCGAGGGCTCCCACGTCCTGCCGTACCTCAACCGCCTGTCGTCGCTCCTGTGGGCCCAGGCCCGCTGGGTCGAGGGCGACCACCTCCTCAGCCGCGACGTCGACTAG